GTCTCGTAACCATCTATATAAAAGCCATAGCCTGTGTTGCCGGTCTCATTTGTCAGAATTCTTATCTTGATGACGTTTCCATCGACCCACGAACTCCAGAGGTCTTCGGCCTTACCGGTATAGATATTGGATATGTTGTCATTACCGTCGAGCACATATATCTCATCCCCGTCAGTGAGAAGGTCTATCTCGGCGAAGTGCACCCGAACACTCGATACGCCGTCATTGGCGGTGATCGTGTATGTGCGGTCATAGTTGTTGAGATATGGATGTGGCGACTCGACGATATGGCTTATCACGCCGCCGATGGCACTCGTCACGGTGCCCGATATGCCGCCCGGCTGGCCCTGTCCCACAAAATTCACGTTTTCGACAGGCTGGTCCGTAACGTTCACAACCCTGCCCCTCGGCGTGAAAGTCCAACCCTGCATACCGACCTGGACAGAATATGTCCCCGGCTCCACACGACTCAGATATTTGCCGTTCTGGTTGGTGACAACCCGCTTTGTGCCTGTGCTGGACATGATAGAAACAGTCGAACCCTGCACAACCGCACCGGTGGCGGATGTAACCGATCCGGAAATATAAGTGCTCGGCATCCCGCCGGATACGACCAGGGCATAGTCCTGCGGACCCATGGGCACGTTATAGCCTTTCACACGGACCGTATATGTCCCGGTCTCCGGCGAATCCAATATAATTTGCTCAACATTGTTCAATCGGTCGATATCCTGATAGACGGTGTCGTTTGGTGACGTAATGATAAGATCAAGATCGTTTACCAGCTCGATGGCTGCATGCACCGCACCGGGATAGTCCGTCCACACGAGAGTGAACTTCAGCGGCACTGAGTTGTCCACCACATTGTATTGATAATCACGATAGCCGTTTGTTGAAAGGCCGGACGACTCATCTGCAAATTCTGTAACAGTGGGCAGATCTGCATTCAGCGATCTTTCGATATTCACACGTCCCCAGCCCTGCACATAATCCGGCAGGCCGTTGACTTCCTGATACTGCGTAGAGCCGTATTGACCGGGTGTGATATCGACCGCTCCGTTTATCAGAGTCGCCTTTACCAGTGCAGCGCTGGGTGTCGTGCCCGCCACCTGCTGATAATACTGCCGTATCAGCGCCGCTAAGCCGGTTACATGAGGCGCAGACATGCTCGTTCCGCCGTTATATGTATAGTTTGAATTGTATGCGCCCCACCCCGTCGATGCGCTCGAAATATGAGACCGGCAGGATATGATATTCGTGCCGGGCGCGCAGACATCCGGTTTGATACGGCCATCGTCTGTGGGACCTCTCCCGCTGAACGCGGCCATACCGTCTATATTATTGCTCATCAGATCATATTTGATTGGTGAGACCGGGTAACTGGAACTCCATGCGACGCCGTATCCCATCTGGTAACCGCCGGTCGTCCGGTAGTTCTCGGTCGCGCCGACCGAGATGCAGTTTTTTGCAGTGGACGGAGCGTACAGGCTGTCTAGATCGACCACACCGTCTTTGTCCAGGTCCTCACCCTCATTGCCCACGGCGAACACGACAGTGAAGTCCTTATGATCCCATACGAACTGGTCCACCTCATTGGAATATGTCGTGTACTGGCCGTCAACAGCGCTGCCCCAACTGTTATTGTGCACACGTGCACCATCGTCATATGCAGGCTGAAACAGGTCGGCAAGATCGAGCGGAGGAAAAACATATGAGCCGTCGTCACCTATGGATTGAAACACCATGTCGGCCTCTGGAGCCATTCCGGCAAAGGAACTGTCATAATCGTGCGAAGCCGGATCACTTCCGGAGAGCGCACCGCTGCCGAGGATGCTGCCCGCAACATGCGTGCCGTGACCGGTAAGATCAGACCAGTCATCCGTTCTGCGCAGCGCATAGGTCTTGGTGATGCGTCCGGCAAAGTCTGATGAGATGGTGCTCAAGCTGCCGGTGTCGAGTCCTGTATCCGCCACACCTATAATCTCACCGGAGCCGTATAGGCCAAGGTCCGAGCGCACTTCGGGTACACCCGATATCTCACAGGCAATATTGTTGCACAGTGTCGGCTGCACATATGGCTCGATCCATGAAACTGCGCCGGTTTCCGCAAGCTCGGATAGCTGTGAACCGGTGGCCAGGACACGGCACATCCGGTCGGAAGTATCAATTTTGTTGACCCCAGCCTTCGAAATGGCATAATCGCATTTTGCCCCCGGAAACAGCATCACTACGAACTGCCCCTTGCCGTCCGTATATGACAGATCCTCGCTCGACTTATACTCGGGCTTGAACGCTCCTACCCACTTCACAGACTCCAGGCTCTTGATCGAACCGAGTTTGGTGCGGTCGATGCGGATCAGATACGCAAAATCGGGGAGATATTCCAATATTTGAGCGTCGTTATCGATGAGCGACTGCCTGTATGTGTCCTGAATCGGGCCATCAAAGAGCACGATGAAATAACCCATACCCTCAATCTGTTCCTCAGGCTCGGCAGCAAGAATTTTTGGCATATCGGTGTCGATTGTTCCACTCTTGAGATATATGCCGCCCGCAGTTGCCGATACGGCGCAGGTTGTGATCAGAAGAATGATATATACGAGTTTCGATTGCAAATGTGTCGACCCCCTTGCCGATTTGGGAGCCGAGGACAATGTCATGCGCAAGCACATCCGTCATTACCCAAACCCGTCCGCAACAAAACGTAAGGCTGCAATACCCCGTAATAATCCGGTTTAAGAATATGGCCGGTTCGCGGAAAATAATATATGCTGGCAATCAACACACGGAGGCAGACTTGTTCCACAGATCATCCGACCGAATAGACTTACCGAGCATTCCCGCCGCCCTCAAGCGAATAATAGACATAACAAGAACCGATGATGTGGATGCAGACAGCCTGGCGCGTGTCGTGATGACCGACCAGTCGCTGGCATGCCGAGTGCTGCGGCTGGCCAACTCAGCATACTTCTGCCGCAGGGAAAAAGCCGAGACCATCACCGATGCGATCCTGACGCTCGGTTTTGGGTATGTGCGCAACCTGGCGGCATCGGCATCCGTGCTCGACATATTATTTCCCAGCCATGTGTTCCCAGGGTTCAATTGGCAGAATTTCTGGCGTCACTCGGTCACGACTGCAATTGCATCGGAGTCATTTTATTCGTTCGCCACGGGATGCAAGAGAAAATCAGAAGAATCGGCGTTTGTCGCGGGTCTTATGCACGACATCGGCAAACTGGTCATAGCACGTGCGCTGCCGTTCAGGTTCAGAGAGGTTGTCGAGAACTGTAGAGAGCGTAGAATCGAGATGCTTGAAGCCGAGACCGAGACACTTCGCACCAATCATGTGTATATCGGAAAGCAGTTGGCCGCATCATGGCGTCTGCCCGAAAAACTTATCGCCGGGATCGCCTATCACCATCGTGATGACTCATCGGACTACCCCGAACTGACCGCAGCCGTGCACGCAGCAAACATGCTGGCAAAACGTATTGAAGACAGCTATTTGATCGGTGTGCACCCCAACATAAGCCTGACCGAGATTGGCAAGGTCGCTGGTCTCGATGCGCAATCCGTCAACTTCGTGATCGATGAAGTGCGTATAGGGCTCAAGCGCTGCGGTGAGATACTTTCATGGGGCAAAGACCTCCCATACGATATGCCTCGCGCTGCATGAACACATTTTCCACCATGCTCAAATTTCACCAATTTTTCGTTTGACTAAGCTGACGCACCATAACATAATATTACTGGCAATGGGTAATATCCCTATATATGCCCCAGCCGTAATAGCCGTATTCGGAAATCCTTATCTATCGGACATCGAAAATTGCGGCTCGGCGGGAGCCTCGCCCTCCCAGCGCATTCGTCAGGGTTTGCACCTGGAGTATTTTTCGTTCTCAAGGGACAGCAGACACTGGCCTATTATTAGCATTTCGTATTTTCGTGATTAGTCTGGAAAGTCCATATGCTTCGATCCATATCTCTGACAATTGGAATTTTGATATTGACGTCACTGTGCATATTTGCATATGCAGGCGAAATACACAAGGCAGCCGCCAGTGGTGATCTTGCACGTGTGCAGGAACTGGTAAACGACGACCCCACACTTGTCAACTCACAGGACGTATCCGGCGCAACCCCGCTGCACTGGGCGGTCGACCGCAATCAGCGCGCAATGGTGGACCTGCTTATCGCTCTGGGCGCAAACATCAACGCAAAGAAGAAAAACGGCGTCACCCCAACGCATATCGCAGCGGGTGAGGGCCGCAATGAAATTCTCGAAATCCTGCTCACCCGAAGCGCCGATGTCAATGCAAAGGATAACTATGGCCGCACGCCGATCTCTATCGCTCGATATCGGCAGAAAGCGGAGGCCGTAAAGATTCTGGCTGCTCATGGAGTGTCTGGCTCTACAATTGTAAGGGGTATTGAGACGTCGCACAAGTCTGTGAGCTATTCAAGAGCGTATGTGCGCGGGCATGCAGTCAATGTCATCTATATCAATATGGACGACCCGTCTGTGCGCATAGGCGCGGCGATAGCAAAAAACGGCATAGGCAGAAGCGAGTCGTTCGGGTCGTTCATGAAGCGCCTAAAACCCACAGCCGCCATCAACGGCACTTTCTTCTGCAACCGCAGTCTCAAACCCATCGGCGATATCGTGATAGGCGGCAATATGGCGCATTTCGGCGGGATGGGTACCGGCCTTTGCATAACATCAGACAACAGAGTGTCGTTTGTCTCCACAACACGCAATCACCATATGGATTGGAGCAAATACGAGACCGTCATAGCATGCGGACCGCGTCTGCTCACAGACGGATCCATTACTCTCGACCCCTATGGCGAGGGTTTCAGAGATTCGCATGTGCTCGGAAGCGCACGCAGGACCGCGGTCGGCCTCACGGGCAAAAACAGGCTCATATTCGTGAGTACATCCTCTGCTTGTTCGCTTTATACACTTGCCTCCATTATGAGCAACCTCGGCTGCACGGATGCGCTCAACTTCGACGGCGGATCATCATCAGCCATGCACTATCGCGGCAAGAACATATCCTCTCCCGGCAGGTCACTTACAAACGTGTTGTATGTATATGAGCACGGTCGGAACACAGCATCGAGATAACCTTAATCCAATCAATCGCAACAATGTTACTTCGCTAACGATTAAATGTGAACACCGGCTTAAGCAATATTGTTATTTTCATTAAATGAGCAATCAGCCGGATATATCTATTGACGAGCAGCGTCAGGAATGGTAGGATATAATCGTTAGCAGAGTAACAATTCCGACGACGTGAAAGATTGGAGGCAACGGTGCCAAAAGCAGTCATTCTGAGATTCGAAAGCTATCTGACTTACCTGGGACAACTTAAGAGCGAAGGCAAAAAGACGGCAACGAGCGAAGAACTGGCAAGACTGTTTGGAATATCCAGTTCAAGAGTCAGGCAAGACCTTGTAGCGCTTGGAGTGGTCGGCAGACCGAGGTCCGGCTATGATATCGAAATATTGGAGCGCACCATTATCGCAGCTCTGGATGTCGATAACGTTAAGAAAATCGCGCTTGTCGGCTTTGGCAACCTGGGCAGGGCGCTGGCAGGCAGTGAGGTCTGGAAACAGGGCGGTTTCGAGCTTAAAGCGATATTCGATGTAAATCCCGAAGTCATCGGAACGGAAGCACACGGTGTAAAGGTTCGCAATATCACGGAGATGTTCGGCGTGATAAAGAGCGAACAAATTGAAGCGGCATGCATTACAGTACCGGCTTCGGCTGCACAGGGCGCTGCAAATCTGCTGGTGACGGCAGGCGTAAGGGGCATATGGAACTTCTCACCTATTGAGATAGACGTGCCATCGGAAGTGATTGTAGAGAATATGCGCCTTGAACAAGGACTTATGACTCTATCATTTCGTATGAGAACGATGAAAAAATAGATAGTGGAAACCTGTTTCCACTATCTTCATTCCACTTTCAGCTATTTTTAACGGGGGTAGTAAAGTGGCACAAGCAGTCACAAAAGAGAAACCGAAAAGCGCTGACAGAAGTTTTCAGCGCGTGCTCGATATCATCGAGGAATGCGGCACAAAAGAGTCCTCGCTGATACCGATCCTTCAAAAGGTACAGGAAGAATATAGATATCTGCCTGAAGAGATTCTGGCTTTTATCGCAACAGCGCTGGATGTGCCGCCGGCGACGGTCTTCGGTGTGGCAACTTTTTATGCGCAGTTCTCGCTGGAGCCGAAGGGTAAATATCTGATCAGAGTATGCGATGGAACGGCCTGTCATGTCCGTGGAAACAAGACCATCATAGACGCCATACGCAACAAAATCGGGCTTAAGGACGGCCAGAGAACTACCAAAGACATGCGCTATACGCTCGAAAAGGTGAGCTGCCTGGGCGCATGTGGGTTGGCGCCTGCGGTGGTCATCAACGACAAGATTTACGGCCACATGACCCCCGAGAAGGTCGTCGCGGCAATCGACGAACTGGAGAAGGAGGCAGGTAAGTGAGTGCAATAGGAACCATCAGTTCACCACAAGACCTTTCCAAGATCAAAGCCGATGTGCAGGCCGCAATCGCCGCCGAAAAGATCAGGCTGAGCCTGTGCTGCGGCAACGGATGCGTCGCCAGCGGGGCACGAGAAGTTTTTGAAGCCTTGAGCGTCGAACTCGAGCGCAGAAATGTCCCGTTGAAAGTCGATCTGCTCGATGAAAAAGAAAACGGCATTCATCTGTCGGCCAGCGGCTGCAAGGGACTCTGTCAGCACGGTCCGATCCTCAAGATCGCACCATATGACTATCTCTACATGAGAGTCAAACCGGAAGATGCGGCAGAAATTGTCGAGGAAACCGTCCTCAACGGTCGAGCGATCGACAGACTGCTGCTCAAGGACGACGCAACCGGCAAGAGCTATAAGACTCGGGAAGATATCCCGTTTTATAAACACCAGACAAACATTTTGCTCTCTGACTGCGGCACAATTGACCCCCGCGACATCCGCGAATACATCGCTCGCGACGGATATAAGGCCGCCAGCGAAGTCATCTTCTCGATGTCGCCCGAAGATGTGTGCCGCGAAATCACCGAATCGGGTCTGAGAGGACGCGGAGGCGGCGGATTCCCCACCGGACGCAAGTGGACGCTTACCGCCGCTGTACAGTCGGAAAAGAAATACGTGGTCTGTAATGGTGACGAGGGCGATCCCGGCGCGTTTATGGACGGAGCCGTGATGGAGGGCAACCCGCATGCGATCCTCGAAGGAATGCTGATAGCCGGTTATGCTATAGGCGCCGATGAGGGTTATATCTACGTTCGTGCTGAATATCCTCTGGCGATCAGGAGCCTGAGACGTGCCATAGAGCAGGCCACTGAAGCCGGAATCCTAGGCAAGAACGTAATGGGCAGTCCGTTCTCATTCGAGATTCATATCAAAGAAGGAGCCGGAGCTTTTGTCTGCGGCGAGGAGACCGCTCTTATCGCCTCGATAGAGGGTCAGAGAGGTATGCCGAGGCCAAAGCCGCCGTTCCCGGCGCAGTCGGGTCTTTGGGGCAAGCCGACGGTCATCAACAATGTCGAGACATATGCCAATGTCTCAAAGATAATCCTCCATGGCTCGGAATGGTTCAGGAGTTTCGGAGTCGAAAAGTCTCCGGGTACCAAGACATTCTCCATCACCGGCGAGGTCACCAACACCGGCCTGATCGAGGTTCCGCTCGGAACCACTATCCGCCAGGTTGTCTATGATATCGGCGGAGGAATCAGGACCGCGGGTCACGAGTTCAAGGCCGTGCAGATAGGCGGACCATCGGGCGGCTGTCTGACGAAGGAGCATCTCGATCTGCCGCTGGATTACGACAGTCTGCGTGCAGCAGGCGCAATGGTCGGCAGCGGCGGGCTTGTTATCCTCGACGAGGGTACGTGTATGGTTGAGGTCGCACGATATTTTATGACATTCACCCAGAGCGAGTCGTGCGGCAAGTGCGTACTCTGCCGTGAGGGGACGAAGCGTATGCTCGAAATCCTCGAAAAGATCGTGGCGGGCAACGGCACGCTGGAAGATATAGACCTGCTCGAAGAGCTTGCGCTCACGGTCAGAGACGGCTCACTATGCGGCCTGGGCAAGACAGCTCCGAACCCGGTCCTTTCGACCTTGAAATACTTCCGTAATGAATATATCGCGCATGTGGTGGACAAGGTCTGCCCTGCGGGTCAATGCCATGCGTTCAAGACATACTCGATTGCTGCCGAAAGGTGCAAGGGCTGTGGTCTTTGTGCAAAGAAGTGCCCGGTGGGTGCGATATCCGGCGAGATCAAGAGCCCGTTTGTGATCGACCCATCCAAATGCATCAAGTGCGGCGTATGCGCTGACGTATGTAAATTCGAGGCAGTAACTCTTTAGGTGTTGGGTGGCGGGTGTCAGGTGTCGGGGAAAGTCATACTCCAGCATCAGGCACCTGAAACCTGAAACCCAAAGTTGGAGAATAGACTATGGATAAAAATTATATAACAGTAGACGGAACCAGGGTCGAGCTGGCCGGTGAAAAGAACCTGCTGGAAGTGATCCGCAAGGCCGGCATCGACCTGCCGACATTCTGCTATCACTCGGAATTGTCGGTATACGGCGCGTGCAGGATGTGTATTTGTGAGATCGAGGGCAGAGGTCTCCAGCCTACCTGCTCCACCCCACCCGAGCCCGGCATGGTTGTTCGGACGAACACCGAAAAGACCATGCGCATCCGAAAAATGGCGCTTGAACTATTGCTTGCGAACCACCATGGCAACTGCCAGACGTGCGAAAAAAATACGAATTGCCGCCTGCAGTCTCTTGCCGAGAGGCTCGGCGTCAAAGACGTACGCTTTGCCAATGGGTCGCATACCGAACCTGTAGACCTATCCAATAAGTCGCTGGTCAGAGACCCGAACAAGTGTATTCTCTGCGGCGACTGCGTGCGTATGTGCAAGGAAATCCAGGGCATCGGCGTGCTTGACTTTGTCGGACGCGGCTCGTCAGTAAAGGTCAGCCCGGCATTCGGTAAAGGACTCAATGAGGTCGAGTGCGTATACTGCGGCCAGTGCTCGACAGTCTGCCCGACCGGCGCACTTACGGTCAAGAGTGAAGTCGACAAGGTCTGGAAGGCCATCTATGACCCCGATAAGCTCGTGGTTGTGCAGATAGCTCCTGCAGTACGGACTGCTGTCGGCGAGGCGTTCGGAGTTTTGGACGGTGAGCTTGCCATGGGCAAGACCGCCGCTGCTCTGCGCAAAGTCGGCTTTGCAAGAATATATGACACGTCATTTACGGCGGACCTCACAACAATCGAGGAGGGAACCGAGTTCCTGAAGAGACTCGAAACCGGCGAGAAACTGCCGCAGTTTACGAGCTGCTGCCCGGCATGGGTGAAGTATGTGGAACAGTTCTACCCCGAATTTGTAAACAACTTGTCGAGCTGCAAGAGCCCTCAGCAGATGTTCGGCTCGCTGGCAAAGAAATATTTGCCGCAGGACCTTGAGGTCAAGCCGGAGAACCTTATAGTCGTCTCCGTGATGCCGTGCACGGCTAAGAAGTTCGAGGCGGCGCGGCCTGAGTTCTCTCACGATGGCTTACCCGATGTTGACGTCGTTCTGACCACTCAGGAAATCGTCAAAATGATAAGCCAGGCGGGCATTGTCTTCAGCGAAATACCGCCTGAGTCTATGGACATGCCGTTCGGGTTCAAGACAGGCGCAGGTATCATATTCGGCGCCAGCGGCGGCGTGGC
The nucleotide sequence above comes from bacterium. Encoded proteins:
- a CDS encoding S8 family serine peptidase — translated: MQSKLVYIILLITTCAVSATAGGIYLKSGTIDTDMPKILAAEPEEQIEGMGYFIVLFDGPIQDTYRQSLIDNDAQILEYLPDFAYLIRIDRTKLGSIKSLESVKWVGAFKPEYKSSEDLSYTDGKGQFVVMLFPGAKCDYAISKAGVNKIDTSDRMCRVLATGSQLSELAETGAVSWIEPYVQPTLCNNIACEISGVPEVRSDLGLYGSGEIIGVADTGLDTGSLSTISSDFAGRITKTYALRRTDDWSDLTGHGTHVAGSILGSGALSGSDPASHDYDSSFAGMAPEADMVFQSIGDDGSYVFPPLDLADLFQPAYDDGARVHNNSWGSAVDGQYTTYSNEVDQFVWDHKDFTVVFAVGNEGEDLDKDGVVDLDSLYAPSTAKNCISVGATENYRTTGGYQMGYGVAWSSSYPVSPIKYDLMSNNIDGMAAFSGRGPTDDGRIKPDVCAPGTNIISCRSHISSASTGWGAYNSNYTYNGGTSMSAPHVTGLAALIRQYYQQVAGTTPSAALVKATLINGAVDITPGQYGSTQYQEVNGLPDYVQGWGRVNIERSLNADLPTVTEFADESSGLSTNGYRDYQYNVVDNSVPLKFTLVWTDYPGAVHAAIELVNDLDLIITSPNDTVYQDIDRLNNVEQIILDSPETGTYTVRVKGYNVPMGPQDYALVVSGGMPSTYISGSVTSATGAVVQGSTVSIMSSTGTKRVVTNQNGKYLSRVEPGTYSVQVGMQGWTFTPRGRVVNVTDQPVENVNFVGQGQPGGISGTVTSAIGGVISHIVESPHPYLNNYDRTYTITANDGVSSVRVHFAEIDLLTDGDEIYVLDGNDNISNIYTGKAEDLWSSWVDGNVIKIRILTNETGNTGYGFYIDGYETDLVEQGGLEGATITLRPGGYTATTLSGGSYTLNGIPAGTYTVTPSKDKWTFDPSSKISNIPADGTATGVNFTALPPGSISGRVQIVSPQFQSINVESAHPYDPNYENTWQIDADESATRMRLHFAQLTTEPAWDYVYIMNGSDEIIEIYTDDYTDLWTPWIDGHVARVMLTSDSGNEYYGFKIDKYEAEIVGNGLKDAVIGLNPDDLFVTTSNDGAFDFGQVSIGTHTLLPELDPWAFDPESQMVSVSAGVAQDVTFYVSLNDIERVIYTKSLPLGIQITLNGAVVSGAFDGFFYVQDTLLPVGIRVDSAADVSIGDTVTVNGTLALIDGERVIQAVSVE
- a CDS encoding HDOD domain-containing protein, whose translation is MFHRSSDRIDLPSIPAALKRIIDITRTDDVDADSLARVVMTDQSLACRVLRLANSAYFCRREKAETITDAILTLGFGYVRNLAASASVLDILFPSHVFPGFNWQNFWRHSVTTAIASESFYSFATGCKRKSEESAFVAGLMHDIGKLVIARALPFRFREVVENCRERRIEMLEAETETLRTNHVYIGKQLAASWRLPEKLIAGIAYHHRDDSSDYPELTAAVHAANMLAKRIEDSYLIGVHPNISLTEIGKVAGLDAQSVNFVIDEVRIGLKRCGEILSWGKDLPYDMPRAA
- a CDS encoding phosphodiester glycosidase family protein, with protein sequence MLRSISLTIGILILTSLCIFAYAGEIHKAAASGDLARVQELVNDDPTLVNSQDVSGATPLHWAVDRNQRAMVDLLIALGANINAKKKNGVTPTHIAAGEGRNEILEILLTRSADVNAKDNYGRTPISIARYRQKAEAVKILAAHGVSGSTIVRGIETSHKSVSYSRAYVRGHAVNVIYINMDDPSVRIGAAIAKNGIGRSESFGSFMKRLKPTAAINGTFFCNRSLKPIGDIVIGGNMAHFGGMGTGLCITSDNRVSFVSTTRNHHMDWSKYETVIACGPRLLTDGSITLDPYGEGFRDSHVLGSARRTAVGLTGKNRLIFVSTSSACSLYTLASIMSNLGCTDALNFDGGSSSAMHYRGKNISSPGRSLTNVLYVYEHGRNTASR
- a CDS encoding redox-sensing transcriptional repressor Rex, whose translation is MPKAVILRFESYLTYLGQLKSEGKKTATSEELARLFGISSSRVRQDLVALGVVGRPRSGYDIEILERTIIAALDVDNVKKIALVGFGNLGRALAGSEVWKQGGFELKAIFDVNPEVIGTEAHGVKVRNITEMFGVIKSEQIEAACITVPASAAQGAANLLVTAGVRGIWNFSPIEIDVPSEVIVENMRLEQGLMTLSFRMRTMKK
- the nuoE gene encoding NADH-quinone oxidoreductase subunit NuoE, translated to MAQAVTKEKPKSADRSFQRVLDIIEECGTKESSLIPILQKVQEEYRYLPEEILAFIATALDVPPATVFGVATFYAQFSLEPKGKYLIRVCDGTACHVRGNKTIIDAIRNKIGLKDGQRTTKDMRYTLEKVSCLGACGLAPAVVINDKIYGHMTPEKVVAAIDELEKEAGK
- a CDS encoding NADH-quinone oxidoreductase subunit NuoF; the protein is MKADVQAAIAAEKIRLSLCCGNGCVASGAREVFEALSVELERRNVPLKVDLLDEKENGIHLSASGCKGLCQHGPILKIAPYDYLYMRVKPEDAAEIVEETVLNGRAIDRLLLKDDATGKSYKTREDIPFYKHQTNILLSDCGTIDPRDIREYIARDGYKAASEVIFSMSPEDVCREITESGLRGRGGGGFPTGRKWTLTAAVQSEKKYVVCNGDEGDPGAFMDGAVMEGNPHAILEGMLIAGYAIGADEGYIYVRAEYPLAIRSLRRAIEQATEAGILGKNVMGSPFSFEIHIKEGAGAFVCGEETALIASIEGQRGMPRPKPPFPAQSGLWGKPTVINNVETYANVSKIILHGSEWFRSFGVEKSPGTKTFSITGEVTNTGLIEVPLGTTIRQVVYDIGGGIRTAGHEFKAVQIGGPSGGCLTKEHLDLPLDYDSLRAAGAMVGSGGLVILDEGTCMVEVARYFMTFTQSESCGKCVLCREGTKRMLEILEKIVAGNGTLEDIDLLEELALTVRDGSLCGLGKTAPNPVLSTLKYFRNEYIAHVVDKVCPAGQCHAFKTYSIAAERCKGCGLCAKKCPVGAISGEIKSPFVIDPSKCIKCGVCADVCKFEAVTL
- a CDS encoding [FeFe] hydrogenase, group A: MDKNYITVDGTRVELAGEKNLLEVIRKAGIDLPTFCYHSELSVYGACRMCICEIEGRGLQPTCSTPPEPGMVVRTNTEKTMRIRKMALELLLANHHGNCQTCEKNTNCRLQSLAERLGVKDVRFANGSHTEPVDLSNKSLVRDPNKCILCGDCVRMCKEIQGIGVLDFVGRGSSVKVSPAFGKGLNEVECVYCGQCSTVCPTGALTVKSEVDKVWKAIYDPDKLVVVQIAPAVRTAVGEAFGVLDGELAMGKTAAALRKVGFARIYDTSFTADLTTIEEGTEFLKRLETGEKLPQFTSCCPAWVKYVEQFYPEFVNNLSSCKSPQQMFGSLAKKYLPQDLEVKPENLIVVSVMPCTAKKFEAARPEFSHDGLPDVDVVLTTQEIVKMISQAGIVFSEIPPESMDMPFGFKTGAGIIFGASGGVAEAVLRLATAQEGQPNRSYEFYQVRGLDGVKEAEVSVNGETVRLAVVNGLANTRDLLERIKSGEAKYDIVEVMSCRGGCIGGAGQPLPNDMDARERRKNALYDCDRVQTLHNAKDNPFVQEAYRNWLKEPNSSAAHHLLHTQYKHRKRLTGEVIDVQEGGAADKVSVSVCIGTCCYTNGSYDTMRKLMDLAEKKGISDKIDFKASFCFENCDKGPNVEVNGKVHGHVTPDTVKDFVEKIIMPAIDGAAVKV